The Anopheles coluzzii chromosome 2, AcolN3, whole genome shotgun sequence genome window below encodes:
- the LOC120961717 gene encoding NADH-ubiquinone oxidoreductase subunit 8, giving the protein MSAVKIFSLAKQGSRLIRPASFSTAAARCYSSQAKPAAIKPEEYYYVNNKEQSMDMNDITDRAAQTIFWTELFRGAAVTLAHIFKEPATINYPFEKGPLSPRFRGEHALRRYPSGEERCIACKLCEAICPAQAITIEAEERADGSRRTTRYDIDMTKCIYCGFCQEACPVDAIVEGPNFEFSTETHEELLYNKEKLLSNGDKWESEIATNINADYLYR; this is encoded by the exons ATGTCGGCCGTAAAAATCTTCTCGCTGGCCAAACAGG GCAGCCGACTGATCCGTCCGGCTTCGTTTTCGACCGCCGCCGCACGGTGCTACAGCTCGCAGGCCAAGCCCGCTGCAATTAAACCGGAAGAGTACTACTACGTGAACAACAAGGAGCAAAGCATGGACATGAACGACATTACCGACCGTGCGGCCCAAACGATCTTCTGGACGGAGCTGTTCCGCGGTGCCGCCGTCACCCTGGCGCACATCTTCAAGGAGCCGGCCACCATCAATTACCCGTTCGAGAAGGGACCGCTCAGCCCGCGGTTCCGTGGCGAGCATGCGCTGCGCCGCTACCCGAGCGGCGAGGAGCGCTGCATTGCGTGCAAGCTGTGCGAGGCCATCTGTCCGGCGCAGGCCATCACGATCGAGGCGGAGGAGCGTGCGGACGGGAGCCGGCGCACGACGCGCTACGACATCGATATGACCAAGTGCATATACTGTGGCTTCTGCCAGGAGGCTTGCCCGGTCGATGCCATCGTCGAGGGGCCGAACTTTGAGTTCTCGACCGAAACCCACGAGGAGCTGCTGTACAACAAGGAGAAGCTGCTGAGCAATGGCGACAAGTGGGAGTCAGAAATCGCGACCAACATCAACGCCGACTACCTGTACCGTTAA
- the LOC120961718 gene encoding actin-related protein 2/3 complex subunit 3: protein MPAYHSQIKDYSQSVGNMAILPIRTQARGPAPVNASLEQDIIDETLYYFKANVFFRTYEIKSEVDRVLIYITLYVTECLKKLQRCANKNQGLQEMYTLAISRFDIPGEAGFPLNAVYARPNSPAEAELMRQYLQQLRQEVGIRVCERVFSGEDGKPNKWWLCFAKKKFMDKSLSGPGQ, encoded by the exons ATGCCG GCCTACCATTCACAGATAAAGGATTACTCGCAGTCCGTGGGCAATATGGCCATTCTGCCGATCCGGACGCAGgcccgcgggcccgctccggTAAATGCCAGCCTCGAGCAGGACATCATCGACGAAACGCTGTACTACTTCAAGGCGAACGTGTTCTTCCGCACGTACGAGATCAAGTCGGAGGTGGACCGGGTGCTGATCTACATCACGCTTTACGTGACGGAGTGTCTGAAGAAGCTGCAGCGCTGCGCGAACAAAAACCAGGGCCTGCAGGAAATGTACACGCTGGCCATTTCGCGCTTCGACATTCCGGGCGAGGCGGGCTTTCCGCTGAACGCCGTGTACGCCCGGCCAAACTCACCGGCCGAGGCGGAACTGATGCGACAGTATTTGCAGCAGCTGCGCCAGGAGGTTGGCATTCGCGTGTGCGAGCGCGTCTTTTCCGGCGAGGACGGAAAGCCGAACAAATGGTGGCTCTGCTTCGCCAAGAAGAAGTTCATGGACAAGTCGCTCTCGGGACCGGGCCAGTGA